The Pyrus communis chromosome 2, drPyrComm1.1, whole genome shotgun sequence genome includes a window with the following:
- the LOC137726035 gene encoding inorganic phosphate transporter 1-4-like: protein MNQRNRVCKREIKPSKAKSMAKEQLHVLSALDTAKTQWYHFTAIVIAGMGFFTDAYDLFCISLVTKLLGRIYYHVEGSPKPGTLPPNVSAAVNGVALVGTLAGQVVFGWLGDKMGRKKVYGMTLMLMIICSIGSALSFGHTAKSVMTTLCFFRFWLGFGIGGDYPLSATIMSEYANKKTRGAFVAAVFAMQGFGILAGGLFAMLISAIFEAKFKAPSYEVDPVGSTVPQADYLWRIILMVGALPAALTYYSRSKMPETARYTALVAKDVNQANADMGKVLQVDIEPEPVRLPKETVKSFGLFSKEFMHRHGLHLLGTTSTWFLLDIAFYSQNLFQKDIFSAIGWIPNAKTLNAVSEVYRIARAQTLIALCSTVPGYWFTVAFIDKIGRFTIQMMGFFFMTVFMFVLAFLYDYWTHHLIGFVVFYSLTFFFANFGPNATTFVVPAEIFPARLRSTCHGISAAAGKLGAMVGAFGFLFLAQPQDKAKAEAGFPAGIGVKNSLIMLGVINFLGLLFTFFVPESKGKSLEELSGESNEHN from the coding sequence ATGAACCAGAGAAATAGAGTTTGCAAGAGAGAGATCAAACCAAGCAAAGCTAAATCCATGGCCAAGGAACAACTGCATGTGCTCAGTGCACTTGACACTGCAAAAACACAATGGTACCATTTCACCGCAATTGTAATCGCCGGAATGGGATTCTTCACCGACGCGTACGATCTCTTCTGCATATCCCTCGTCACCAAATTGCTTGGCCGCATATATTACCACGTTGAAGGATCACCAAAACCAGGCACATTGCCTCCAAATGTGTCAGCAGCTGTCAATGGTGTGGCGCTTGTTGGCACATTGGCAGGGCAAGTGGTCTTCGGCTGGCTTGGTGACAAAATGGGGAGAAAAAAAGTGTATGGCATGACACTTATGCTCATGATCATATGCTCCATTGGTTCCGCGCTCTCCTTTGGGCACACCGCAAAGTCTGTAATGACCACGCTTTGTTTCTTCCGGTTCTGGCTAGGGTTCGGCATTGGTGGTGACTACCCTCTTTCCGCCACCATAATGTCTGAATACGCAAATAAAAAGACTCGTGGTGCCTTTGTTGCCGCGGTGTTTGCCATGCAGGGGTTTGGAATTCTAGCAGGAGGGTTGTTTGCAATGCTCATCTCTGCGATTTTCGAGGCCAAATTCAAGGCTCCATCTTATGAAGTTGATCCAGTTGGTTCAACTGTCCCTCAAGCAGACTACCTTTGGAGAATCATTCTAATGGTTGGAGCACTTCCGGCAGCTCTAACCTACTACTCGCGCTCAAAGATGCCAGAAACTGCTCGTTACACAGCGCTTGTTGCGAAAGATGTCAACCAGGCTAATGCTGATATGGGAAAAGTTTTGCAGGTTGACATAGAACCTGAACCCGTCAGGTTGCCTAAGGAAACTGTGAAATCTTTCGGTTTATTCTCTAAGGAGTTTATGCACCGCCATGGACTCCACTTGCTTGGAACCACAAGCACATGGTTCTTGCTTGACATTGCATTTTATAGCCAAAATCTGTTTCAGAAAGACATTTTCAGCGCCATTGGTTGGATTCCTAATGCAAAAACTTTGAATGCCGTTTCAGAGGTTTATAGAATTGCAAGGGCACAAACACTTATCGCCCTATGCAGTACTGTACCCGGATACTGGTTCACTGTAGCCTTCATTGATAAAATCGGAAGATTCACAATCCAAATGATGGGGTTCTTCTTCATGACAGTGTTCATGTTTGTATTGGCATTTCTCTACGATTATTGGACACATCACTTGATAGGGTTTGTGGTATTCTACTCACTTACTTTCTTCTTTGCAAATTTCGGACCTAATGCTACTACATTTGTGGTGCCAGCTGAAATTTTCCCGGCTAGGCTGCGGTCTACTTGCCATGGCATATCTGCCGCAGCCGGAAAGTTAGGGGCAATGGTGGGTGCATTCGGATTCTTGTTCTTGGCGCAACCGCAGGACAAGGCTAAAGCAGAAGCAGGGTTTCCTGCTGGTATAGGGGTCAAGAACTCACTTATTATGTTGGGTGTGATCAACTTTTTGGGTTTATTATTTACGTTCTTTGTACCTGAATCAAAAGGAAAATCTTTGGAGGAACTGTCTGGCGAAAGCAACGAACACAACTAA
- the LOC137726036 gene encoding actin-depolymerizing factor-like → MAAMSFRGLSRPNASCAMGVSDESKNTFMELQRKKVHRYVIFKVDEKKREVVVEKIGGPAESYDDFVAALPDNDCRYAVYDFDFVTSDNCQKSKIFFIAWSPSTSRIRAKMLYATCKDRFRRELDGIHYEIQATDPTEMDLEVLKDRAH, encoded by the exons ATGGCTGCAATGTCTTTCAGAGGGCTCAGTcgg CCAAATGCTTCATGTGCCATGGGGGTTTCTGATGAGAGCAAGAACACTTTCATGGAGCTTCAGAGGAAGAAGGTCCACCGCTATGTGATATTCAAGGTTGATGAGAAGAAGAGGGAGGTTGTAGTTGAAAAAATTGGCGGTCCGGCGGAGAGCTATGATGATTTTGTGGCAGCTTTGCCTGATAATGATTGTCGATATGCCGTATATGACTTCGATTTCGTAACTTCTGATAACTGTCAAAAGAGCAAGATCTTCTTCATCGCATG GTCCCCTTCAACCTCTCGAATCCGTGCGAAGATGCTCTATGCCACATGTAAAGACAGGTTTAGGAGGGAGCTGGACGGTATCCACTACGAGATTCAGGCTACTGACCCAACAGAGATGGATCTTGAGGTGCTCAAAGACCGCGCCCATTGA